A genomic segment from Cyprinus carpio isolate SPL01 chromosome A22, ASM1834038v1, whole genome shotgun sequence encodes:
- the LOC109097920 gene encoding uncharacterized protein LOC109097920: MTKPGPLKKGHILSRVPFLGRRMFSKTKGVGEPCIQPTTSNHLQNGIQRPQADILAYFGTGDHVTNTCGPKQQNSPLNGYTAKKHLANQWGHARLDVTGQICQTELTSVRWNRPPGKDLQHNRVSVNYRLRECSFVVHRHQIEPHPFLRKCALDAPTQFRGHGNCGVPVCAAEQQSGSVRGALLTEQHASDWMDSSATHNSTFNKNAELCTSNRQGTLSRCLGCVMQEFNGPSPVHEVMLSTKDVNKTNSKHLKCQAKVTQGDLIGPGRGSYAFSSKHSQRAIRDQIQKVVVNLEEVLHGLKEIHLEMKEVVQKIDLLTADIDMGNEEPGDTFKGRIDSRVASSQGVCSDKSSLKTPPAYPIKDQGLHDADRKRESTQELVLSQRDTSGTASRGRSQKPPPYPYASTKGRVNPKAKDKGQKTPPYPFRRKLLLTIV; this comes from the exons ATGACAAAACCGGGACCCTTAAAGAAGGGACACATCCTCTCGAGAGTCCCCTTCTTGGGTCGCAGAATGTTCTCCAAGACAAAAGGGGTCGGGGAGCCATGCATTCAACCCACCACTTCAAACCATTTACAAAATGGAATTCAAAGACCTCAAGCGGACATCCTTGCCTATTTTGGGACTGGGGACCACGTAACGAACACCTGTGGACCAAAGCAACAGAATTCCCCTCTCAATGGATATACTGCCAAGAAACATTTAGCTAATCAGTGGGGTCATGCACGGCTAGACGTGACTGGCCAGATTTGTCAGACAGAGTTAACCAGCGTGCGGTGGAATCGGCCTCCAGGGAAGGACCTACAGCATAACAGAGTCTCTGTGAACTACCGCTTGAGAGAATGCAGCTTTGTGGTCCACCGGCACCAGATCGAGCCACACCCCTTCTTGAGGAAGTGTGCTCTGGACGCGCCAACACAGTTCAGAGGTCATGGAAACTGTGGAGTGCCTGTTTGTGCAGCAGAGCAACAATCAGGCTCTGTGCGAGGGGCCCTGCTTACAGAACAACATGCATCGGACTGGATGGACTCAAGTGCCACTCACAATTCGACCTTTAATAAGAATGCAGAACTTTGCACTTCTAACAGACAGGGAACTTTAAGTAGATGCCTGGGATGTGTCATGCAAGAATTTAACGGACCTAGTCCGGTGCATGAAGTTATGCTATCTACCAAAGATGTCAACAAGACCAATTCTAAGCACCTTAAGTGTCAAGCAAAGGTCACCCAAGGGGATCTCATTGGACCAGGAAGAGGGTCTTACGCTTTCAGCTCTAAGCACTCACAAAGAGCAATTCGGGACCAGATCCAAAAAGTTGTTGTGAATCTCGAGGAGGTTCTACACGGCCTGAAAGAGATACATCTGGAAATGAAGGAG GTGGTCCAGAAGATAGACCTGTTGACGGCTGACATTGATATGGGCAATGAAGAACCAGGGGACACTTTCAAAGGCAGGATAGACTCTAGAGTGGCATCATCTCAAGGAGTCTGCTCTGACAAGTCATCCCTCAAAACACCACCAGCATATCCCATAAAAGATCAAGGGCTGCATGATGCAGATCGAAAACGGGAATCAACTCAGGAGTTGGTCCTTTCTCAAAGAGATACATCAGGGACTGCTTCAAGGGGCAGGAGCCAGAAGCCTCCTCCTTACCCCTACGCCAGCACAAAAGGAAGAGTGAATCCTAAAGCAAAAGACAAAGGTCAGAAGACGCCACCCTACCCCTTTAGACGGAAACTGCTCTTGACCATTGTTTGA